In Methanosarcina siciliae T4/M, one genomic interval encodes:
- a CDS encoding transposase yields MSFHEIDDVLWESIEPYLPPQKSPTGRPRANMRKLFNGILYVVMTGCTWKDVPRRYGSKSTVHRFHLYLCEHGIYQKIFNELLNKGYDLNKIDLSHVE; encoded by the coding sequence ATGTCATTTCATGAAATCGATGACGTTCTATGGGAATCCATAGAACCTTATCTTCCTCCACAGAAATCACCTACAGGAAGACCACGCGCAAATATGAGGAAGTTATTTAACGGTATTTTATACGTTGTTATGACAGGTTGTACTTGGAAAGATGTTCCTCGCCGCTATGGATCTAAGTCAACGGTTCATAGATTTCATCTTTACCTGTGTGAACATGGCATTTACCAGAAGATCTTCAATGAACTTTTAAACAAAGGTTATGATCTGAACAAAATAGATCTCTCCCATGTTGAATAG
- a CDS encoding group II intron maturase-specific domain-containing protein has product MQLRKYRGKLLIKPSQKSIKSITQRLKVIVSKAKSWTQDELIKTLNPVIRGWTNYHRHIVAKDTFRKLDSYLWEITWQWGKRRHPNKGHKWIANKYWASEGTRKWIFQTKETKLLKFSDTKIRRHSLPKLDANPYLNRQYFLERKDRIKRQAPWI; this is encoded by the coding sequence ATTCAACTCCGAAAATATAGAGGAAAACTTCTGATTAAGCCATCCCAAAAATCAATCAAATCGATTACTCAAAGGCTCAAGGTTATTGTCAGCAAGGCTAAATCATGGACACAAGATGAACTTATCAAAACCCTTAACCCGGTAATCAGAGGATGGACGAACTATCACCGTCACATAGTGGCAAAGGATACTTTCCGAAAACTTGATTCCTATCTATGGGAAATCACTTGGCAATGGGGAAAACGGAGACATCCTAATAAGGGTCACAAATGGATTGCAAACAAGTATTGGGCCTCTGAAGGTACCCGAAAATGGATATTTCAGACCAAAGAGACCAAACTTCTCAAATTTTCAGATACCAAAATCCGCCGGCATTCACTGCCCAAACTTGATGCCAACCCATACCTTAACAGGCAATATTTCCTTGAAAGGAAGGATCGTATCAAAAGACAGGCACCATGGATATAA
- the ltrA gene encoding group II intron reverse transcriptase/maturase: MKVQHSTTPHSEKRTDRSFSSQWNSIDWEATIFRVNRLQTRIAKATNNENWNLVKRLTYLLTHSYFAKLLSVRIVTQNRGKRTAGIDRELWTSASDKMQAAINLSEQHYRAYPLRRIYIPKPGKISKRPLSIPTMRDRAMQALYALGLQPVAETTADTRSFGFRLFKCAQDASNYAFRCLWKTTSSPWILEGDIKGCFDNISHSWLKNNILIDKSILSQFLKSGFTLDDKFHSTDIGTPQGGNISPVLANMTLDRIEKLLHEHFPKMKVHLIRYVDDFLVTAPTKEIAAEVRDIIREFLAIRGLELSLEKTLITHIDDGFDFLGWHFRKYKGQLLIKPSEKSIKSISQKLKTTVSNARSWTQNELIKKLNQIIRGWANYHRHIVAKVIFKRLDHYVWELTWQWGKRRHPNKGYK; this comes from the coding sequence GTGAAAGTGCAGCATTCAACGACGCCTCATAGCGAGAAGCGCACTGACCGGAGCTTTTCAAGTCAATGGAATTCTATTGACTGGGAAGCAACTATATTCCGAGTTAACCGGCTACAGACCCGGATTGCAAAGGCAACAAACAACGAAAACTGGAATCTGGTTAAAAGACTAACATACCTATTAACTCATTCCTACTTCGCAAAACTGTTATCAGTGCGGATAGTTACGCAGAATCGTGGTAAGCGAACTGCTGGCATAGATAGAGAACTCTGGACTTCCGCATCGGACAAGATGCAGGCAGCAATCAATCTTTCAGAACAACACTATCGAGCATATCCATTACGCCGTATCTATATCCCCAAACCTGGAAAAATTAGCAAACGTCCTCTGTCTATCCCTACTATGAGAGACCGAGCTATGCAAGCTCTGTATGCTCTAGGTCTTCAGCCTGTAGCTGAAACTACAGCTGATACTCGATCCTTTGGATTTCGCCTTTTCAAATGTGCACAAGATGCATCAAATTATGCATTCCGATGCCTCTGGAAAACGACATCTAGCCCTTGGATTCTAGAAGGTGATATCAAAGGCTGTTTTGATAACATTTCCCATTCTTGGCTCAAGAACAATATCCTAATTGATAAATCAATCCTATCTCAATTCCTGAAATCTGGTTTCACTCTTGATGACAAGTTCCACTCCACTGACATAGGTACACCCCAGGGAGGAAACATCTCTCCTGTACTAGCTAATATGACATTGGATAGAATAGAAAAACTCCTTCACGAACATTTTCCGAAAATGAAAGTACACCTCATCCGCTACGTAGATGACTTTTTAGTCACTGCTCCAACAAAGGAAATAGCAGCTGAAGTACGTGATATCATCCGTGAATTTCTGGCAATTAGAGGCCTTGAACTCTCTCTTGAGAAAACATTAATTACTCATATCGACGATGGATTTGACTTCCTTGGCTGGCATTTCCGTAAATACAAAGGACAACTTCTAATAAAACCATCCGAGAAGTCAATCAAATCGATTTCTCAGAAGCTCAAGACTACCGTAAGTAATGCTAGGTCATGGACACAAAATGAACTCATCAAGAAGCTTAACCAAATAATCAGAGGATGGGCCAATTATCATCGTCACATAGTGGCTAAGGTTATTTTCAAAAGACTTGATCACTATGTATGGGAACTCACCTGGCAGTGGGGAAAAAGGCGACACCCAAATAAAGGTTATAAATGA
- a CDS encoding 6-bladed beta-propeller, protein MKSQQESIFGKVFFCFLLLFLGLMSSNLTHAANTNFIIKWGSDESGTGQMMNPQGIAVDSSGNVYVSEPNFHRIQKFDSSGKLLTSWGSYGSEDREFSSPFGVTVDSLGNVYVADTCNYRIQKFDSSGKFLTGWGSSGDSSGQFSLLSGITVDPADHVYVADTNNHRIQKFDSSGKFLTGWGSYGGGDGQFSSPFGITVDSLGNVYVADTDNHRIQKFDSSGKFLIRWGSSGSGAGEFNSPFGITVDSLDDVYVADTGNHRVLKFDSNGIFLTKWGSYGSGAGEFSSPSGVTVDPLDNVCVVDTGNHRVQKFDSNGKFLTSWGSYLIFRRCPFNFCNFSFDCF, encoded by the coding sequence GTGAAGTCCCAACAGGAAAGCATTTTTGGAAAAGTTTTTTTTTGTTTTCTTTTGCTGTTTCTTGGCTTAATGAGTTCCAACCTTACGCATGCCGCAAATACTAATTTTATTATAAAGTGGGGTTCTGATGAAAGTGGTACCGGACAAATGATGAATCCACAAGGTATTGCTGTTGATTCTTCGGGTAATGTTTATGTTTCAGAACCTAACTTTCATCGTATTCAGAAATTTGATAGCAGTGGTAAACTTCTTACTAGCTGGGGTTCTTATGGCAGTGAGGATAGGGAATTTAGCTCTCCATTTGGTGTAACTGTTGATTCTTTGGGTAATGTTTATGTTGCCGACACTTGCAATTATCGCATTCAGAAATTTGATAGCAGTGGTAAATTTCTTACTGGATGGGGTTCCTCTGGGGATAGCTCTGGACAATTTAGTCTACTTAGTGGAATAACTGTCGATCCTGCTGACCACGTTTATGTCGCCGATACTAATAATCATCGCATTCAGAAATTTGATAGCAGTGGTAAATTTCTTACTGGATGGGGTTCTTATGGCGGTGGCGATGGGCAATTTAGCTCTCCATTTGGTATAACTGTTGATTCTTTGGGCAATGTTTATGTCGCCGATACTGACAATCATCGCATTCAGAAATTTGACAGCAGCGGTAAATTTCTTATTAGATGGGGTTCTTCTGGCAGTGGGGCTGGGGAATTTAACTCTCCATTTGGCATAACTGTTGATTCTTTGGACGATGTTTATGTTGCCGATACAGGCAACCATCGCGTTCTGAAATTTGACAGCAATGGTATATTTCTTACTAAATGGGGTTCTTACGGCAGTGGGGCTGGAGAATTTAGCTCTCCATCCGGTGTAACTGTTGATCCTTTGGACAACGTTTGTGTTGTCGATACTGGTAATCACCGCGTTCAGAAATTTGACAGCAATGGTAAATTTCTTACTAGCTGGGGATCTTATTTGATTTTCCGCAGATGTCCTTTCAATTTTTGTAATTTTTCTTTCGATTGTTTTTGA
- a CDS encoding GyrI-like domain-containing protein yields the protein MPEVTIVELSPQLVLGMRKTGAYREIPVMFQRICEFALSKNIPLATYPAFLCHEITVEEVQKADEEGNADIEVVFPIYEFVEITGDEEIKVYKLPGGKMAKIVHKGPYEECTLAYEKLFSWISENGKRITGPVREVYLNDPREVQPEEILTEIYAPLE from the coding sequence GTGCCCGAAGTCACTATTGTTGAACTTAGCCCTCAACTTGTGCTTGGTATGCGTAAGACCGGAGCTTACAGGGAGATCCCGGTAATGTTTCAGAGAATTTGTGAGTTTGCTTTAAGCAAAAATATTCCGCTTGCCACCTACCCTGCTTTTCTCTGTCATGAGATCACAGTTGAAGAAGTCCAGAAAGCTGATGAAGAGGGAAATGCTGATATTGAAGTTGTATTCCCTATCTATGAATTTGTTGAAATTACCGGGGATGAGGAAATTAAGGTCTATAAGCTTCCGGGAGGGAAAATGGCAAAGATTGTTCATAAGGGCCCTTACGAGGAATGCACCCTCGCTTATGAAAAACTATTTTCCTGGATTTCAGAGAATGGAAAAAGAATTACTGGTCCTGTCCGTGAAGTATATCTTAATGATCCTCGAGAAGTTCAGCCTGAAGAGATATTGACTGAAATTTATGCTCCTCTGGAATGA
- a CDS encoding DEAD/DEAH box helicase: MTSLLLDSLHEKRREALDIANRIQVYREIIKKEPDVDLRLVQDVANALELASLDLTLERFEEDDAKLRAMRESAADAFRLLRVLPLPNEPLKASIQILRMSALAVLGDKGADAARMLRQEEWPVLPTDSDDWGKRTWATIVDVWLRLIRKKGWEDRDIVLQRIAELRNRQNEFENTYLDSMEPVHAKAAALELIGLYHLAKTGEIFALFITDGAVEGNYQVNQLLDTHFDRVFAVCENARMIELEPLARLLAAASSQMVENSIWTVTRAAYPKVIKFVETLVDKGRGDKALFDVLPPQRRTLLEKGLLGSSRRAVVVSLPTSSGKTLIAQFRILQALNQFDEEEGWVAYLAPSRALVNQVTRQLRQDFAPLSLIVEKVSPALEIDNIEMHILQENDIGQKFRILVTTPEKLDLMLRQGWEEKIGRPLTLVVVDEAHNIQDEHRGLKLELLLATINKECRYAQFLLLTPFIQNAREVARWLGGTSSEDISLSLDWQPNDRAIGIVEAVKGRHIKGRSFDYHLNFETVHTTRKTIALEEIIPLPKSTSIAPYFSQANKNGEIAAITAQYLKGRGPVIVMHARPDWVWSLARKFKIEENFKRANDEDVRLVQEFLRLELGEDFPLIELLDYGIGVHHSGLPEEVRVLMEWLFEKSRLDFLIATTTIAQGINFPVSGVVMASHQYFSEKKGAYNMPAEDFWNIAGRAGRVSQGQLGVIALAANNKQKADALRVFINNNTGDLNSALIDLAKAAGEQLGDLGAIVYNIPEWSSFLQYLVHTYRQMGEPDTFSEEIEQVLRGTLGFEKLRTKDSQIALRLLDGIEEYTKYFQKPGQPLKLVDSTGFSLQSIKTILQHKGNIDSASWNTENLFDSRNNDLQDMMGVLLRVPELRENLKEATGGDGPDGNKLASIVKDWVGGASIGEIAQWYFQNENEDTVTALTKCGQNLFGKLTQTASWGLGALLAITGENLDDESMKKLRNLPSRVFYGVNSDEAIVLRLLGIPRSAATSMADYLSVQTEEPLPKVRNMLVELSEDDWKQAMGANGRTYRRVWRVLEGIDE; the protein is encoded by the coding sequence ATGACTTCTTTGTTGTTAGACTCTCTCCACGAAAAACGAAGAGAAGCACTTGATATTGCAAATCGCATTCAAGTCTACCGGGAGATAATTAAGAAAGAGCCTGATGTGGACTTGAGGCTTGTTCAGGATGTCGCTAATGCTCTGGAACTAGCATCACTAGATCTTACTCTGGAACGATTTGAAGAAGATGATGCAAAGCTGAGAGCAATGCGAGAAAGTGCAGCAGATGCATTCCGCCTTCTCCGCGTACTACCGCTACCCAACGAACCTCTTAAGGCTTCGATTCAGATATTGCGCATGTCCGCTTTGGCAGTGCTTGGAGACAAGGGTGCAGATGCGGCCAGAATGCTTCGCCAAGAAGAATGGCCTGTACTTCCAACTGACAGTGATGATTGGGGCAAGAGAACTTGGGCGACCATTGTCGATGTATGGTTGCGCCTAATTCGTAAAAAAGGTTGGGAAGATCGCGACATTGTGTTGCAGAGAATTGCGGAACTCAGGAATAGGCAAAATGAGTTTGAAAATACCTATCTTGATAGTATGGAACCGGTTCATGCTAAAGCAGCAGCTTTAGAACTCATTGGGCTTTATCACCTTGCCAAAACAGGAGAAATTTTTGCACTGTTCATTACAGATGGTGCTGTTGAAGGTAACTACCAAGTTAATCAGTTGCTTGATACGCATTTTGACCGAGTGTTTGCAGTCTGTGAAAATGCCCGTATGATAGAATTGGAACCACTTGCGCGTCTACTAGCTGCGGCTTCTTCACAAATGGTCGAGAATTCTATATGGACAGTGACTAGGGCAGCCTATCCTAAAGTGATAAAATTTGTTGAGACTCTAGTGGATAAAGGACGTGGTGACAAAGCCTTGTTCGATGTTCTACCTCCTCAAAGAAGAACTTTGCTAGAGAAAGGGCTACTTGGTTCAAGTCGACGAGCCGTCGTCGTCAGCCTGCCTACTTCCAGTGGAAAAACATTGATTGCACAGTTCCGTATCCTTCAAGCTCTTAATCAGTTTGATGAAGAAGAAGGATGGGTTGCTTACCTTGCTCCATCAAGAGCTTTGGTCAATCAAGTAACAAGACAATTGCGCCAAGATTTTGCTCCATTATCCCTAATTGTTGAAAAAGTCAGCCCTGCTTTAGAAATCGACAATATAGAGATGCATATTCTCCAAGAGAATGACATCGGGCAGAAATTCAGAATCCTTGTCACTACACCCGAAAAACTGGACCTTATGCTTCGTCAAGGCTGGGAAGAAAAAATTGGACGTCCTCTGACCTTGGTTGTCGTCGACGAGGCACATAATATTCAGGATGAACATAGAGGGCTAAAATTGGAGTTGCTTTTAGCAACTATTAACAAAGAATGCCGCTATGCACAGTTCCTTCTACTGACACCATTCATTCAAAATGCCCGTGAAGTTGCTCGCTGGTTAGGGGGAACAAGCTCGGAAGATATCAGTCTCTCTCTAGATTGGCAACCCAATGACCGAGCAATTGGGATTGTTGAAGCAGTAAAAGGAAGGCATATAAAAGGCAGAAGTTTTGATTATCATCTGAATTTCGAAACTGTTCACACAACGCGTAAGACTATCGCGCTGGAGGAAATAATCCCTTTACCGAAATCAACGTCTATTGCCCCATATTTCTCCCAGGCGAACAAAAATGGAGAGATTGCAGCAATTACGGCCCAGTATCTTAAGGGTCGTGGTCCAGTCATCGTCATGCATGCACGTCCCGATTGGGTATGGTCACTTGCTAGAAAATTCAAAATTGAAGAGAACTTTAAACGTGCAAATGATGAAGATGTCAGACTTGTTCAGGAGTTTCTGCGATTGGAACTTGGCGAAGATTTTCCTTTAATCGAACTTCTTGATTATGGAATTGGTGTACACCACTCAGGATTACCTGAGGAGGTTCGAGTTTTGATGGAGTGGCTCTTTGAAAAGTCCCGACTGGATTTCCTGATTGCTACCACCACCATTGCGCAGGGCATTAACTTCCCTGTTAGTGGGGTGGTTATGGCCTCTCACCAGTATTTTAGTGAAAAAAAGGGTGCATATAATATGCCAGCAGAAGACTTTTGGAATATTGCTGGGCGTGCAGGTCGTGTATCACAAGGTCAATTAGGAGTGATTGCTCTGGCCGCTAACAACAAACAGAAAGCAGATGCACTCCGAGTTTTCATTAATAACAACACCGGGGATCTTAATTCAGCCTTGATAGATTTAGCTAAGGCTGCTGGCGAGCAACTTGGTGACCTTGGAGCAATTGTATATAATATTCCTGAATGGTCAAGTTTCCTGCAATACCTTGTTCACACTTATCGTCAGATGGGAGAACCGGATACTTTCTCTGAAGAGATAGAACAAGTACTCAGAGGCACACTCGGTTTTGAAAAATTGCGTACAAAGGATAGCCAAATTGCCCTCCGCCTATTAGATGGGATTGAAGAATACACGAAATACTTTCAAAAACCTGGTCAACCATTGAAGTTAGTGGACAGCACAGGATTTTCTCTACAAAGTATAAAGACAATCTTGCAACATAAAGGAAACATTGATTCGGCTTCATGGAATACTGAGAATCTTTTTGATTCAAGAAATAATGATCTTCAGGACATGATGGGTGTTCTACTAAGAGTTCCTGAGCTACGTGAAAACCTTAAAGAAGCAACCGGTGGCGATGGACCCGATGGAAATAAGTTAGCTTCAATTGTAAAAGACTGGGTAGGTGGAGCATCAATTGGAGAAATCGCTCAGTGGTACTTTCAGAATGAAAATGAGGATACAGTCACCGCGTTGACTAAATGTGGGCAAAACCTTTTTGGGAAACTAACGCAGACTGCCTCTTGGGGGCTTGGGGCACTATTAGCCATTACTGGTGAAAATCTCGATGACGAAAGTATGAAAAAGCTTAGGAATCTTCCATCTAGAGTTTTTTACGGAGTTAATAGTGATGAGGCGATTGTGCTTCGACTATTGGGAATTCCTCGTTCGGCAGCAACGTCAATGGCGGACTATTTAAGTGTTCAGACAGAGGAACCATTGCCTAAGGTGCGAAATATGCTGGTTGAACTAAGTGAAGATGACTGGAAGCAAGCTATGGGTGCGAATGGTAGAACCTACCGTAGGGTGTGGCGCGTGTTGGAAGGTATTGATGAATAA
- a CDS encoding IS1634 family transposase: protein MKNTSNCDNISEHLNTNEFPQTNTTPFTVLAPKHYLNQISFEAIINDNIQWDRDQWRVPPGTLALSIVLTPFFRADKRYPLCSVEEIVEFMDTELVFGKDYPHSYFNDDCLGLLLDRVHEAGCPGLFSMVVSQVFANFKIPFGRIFQVDTTSHVYYGDSKVCEEENYEGLKVTYGYSKDKRPDKKQIMSGMITNELGLPLYTETLDGNTADTVWLPDAMRHFRDLFGEMYSDSIFIADSKLVNKKNFGVLFDKTNPFSFISRCPEKFCSRIAEKTVSEAYSLNEWEYVGPCCKDEESKRATKYEVQGFDKIVHGNECRLVVFRKLDGDERLANESKKEREKIEEGIKKEFKKPFACEADARKAMDEFAKKYKPSLFNVTFEIQEETIEKRPKGRPSKSQQKLKITSEFYVKLKSLEQNKEKMEKAPSVVGNCSTDYKCSLRYKKQ from the coding sequence ATGAAAAATACTTCCAACTGTGATAATATTTCCGAACACTTGAATACAAATGAATTTCCACAGACAAATACGACCCCATTCACAGTTTTGGCTCCTAAACATTATTTAAATCAAATTTCTTTTGAAGCCATTATCAATGACAACATCCAATGGGATCGAGATCAATGGAGAGTTCCGCCAGGAACTCTGGCACTGAGTATAGTGCTAACTCCTTTTTTTCGCGCAGATAAACGATATCCTTTATGCTCTGTTGAAGAGATTGTTGAATTCATGGATACTGAGCTTGTTTTTGGAAAAGATTATCCCCACTCATACTTCAATGATGATTGTTTAGGTCTGTTGCTGGATCGAGTTCATGAAGCAGGTTGCCCAGGTCTTTTCAGCATGGTAGTATCACAAGTTTTTGCAAACTTCAAAATTCCATTCGGTCGAATATTCCAAGTGGACACTACATCTCATGTTTACTACGGAGATTCTAAGGTTTGTGAAGAGGAAAATTATGAAGGTTTGAAGGTCACTTACGGTTATAGCAAAGATAAGCGTCCTGATAAAAAACAAATTATGAGCGGAATGATTACAAACGAATTAGGACTTCCTCTTTACACAGAAACACTTGATGGGAACACTGCTGATACTGTTTGGCTCCCAGATGCTATGCGCCATTTCAGGGATTTATTTGGTGAAATGTATAGTGATTCGATCTTCATAGCAGATTCGAAACTGGTGAATAAAAAGAATTTTGGAGTCCTTTTCGATAAAACAAATCCTTTCAGTTTCATCTCCAGGTGCCCAGAGAAATTCTGTTCCAGGATTGCAGAAAAGACTGTATCTGAGGCTTATTCGCTCAATGAATGGGAATACGTAGGACCTTGCTGTAAAGATGAAGAATCTAAAAGAGCAACAAAGTATGAAGTGCAAGGTTTTGATAAAATTGTTCATGGAAATGAATGTCGGTTAGTCGTTTTTAGAAAGCTTGATGGTGATGAAAGGTTAGCCAATGAAAGTAAAAAGGAACGAGAAAAAATTGAGGAAGGAATAAAGAAAGAGTTTAAAAAACCATTCGCTTGCGAAGCAGATGCCAGGAAAGCAATGGATGAATTTGCTAAGAAGTACAAACCCTCATTATTCAATGTCACATTTGAGATCCAAGAAGAAACAATTGAAAAAAGACCGAAAGGAAGACCCTCCAAGAGTCAACAAAAATTGAAAATCACCAGTGAATTTTACGTTAAACTCAAAAGCCTTGAGCAAAACAAGGAAAAAATGGAAAAAGCGCCATCAGTCGTTGGAAACTGTAGTACTGATTACAAATGTTCCCTTCGATACAAAAAACAATAA